One part of the Vicinamibacterales bacterium genome encodes these proteins:
- a CDS encoding DapH/DapD/GlmU-related protein encodes MPEIQRAQDQLFEGGQSARERYSALVVGRRGWGALLHYELVQLFSQNVPGALGLAMRKTLFPSLLGACGRHVVFGQNVVLRHPHKIRIGDNVAIDDNCLIDAKGTGNQGITIGSGVFIGRNSILSCKNGDITLEDGVNVGFNCEVFSASRVSIGRDTLLAAYCYVIGGDHDWSDPAAAVLAQGRTSAGVTIGAGAWLGAGAKILDGVSIGDRAIVGAGAVVREAVAAGAIAVGVPARVVGQR; translated from the coding sequence ATGCCGGAGATTCAGCGAGCCCAGGACCAGCTGTTCGAGGGCGGGCAGTCCGCGCGCGAGCGGTACTCAGCGCTCGTCGTCGGCCGCCGCGGCTGGGGCGCGCTGCTGCACTATGAACTCGTGCAGCTGTTCTCCCAGAACGTGCCGGGCGCGCTCGGCCTGGCGATGCGCAAGACGCTCTTCCCGTCGCTGCTCGGCGCCTGCGGGCGCCATGTCGTGTTCGGCCAGAACGTCGTGCTCCGCCACCCGCACAAGATCCGGATCGGCGACAACGTGGCGATCGACGACAACTGTCTGATCGACGCCAAGGGGACCGGCAATCAGGGGATTACGATCGGGTCCGGTGTGTTCATCGGGCGCAACTCGATCCTGTCGTGCAAGAACGGCGACATCACCCTGGAAGACGGCGTCAACGTCGGGTTCAACTGTGAGGTGTTTTCGGCCAGCCGCGTCAGTATCGGCCGGGATACCTTGCTGGCCGCCTACTGCTACGTGATCGGCGGCGACCACGATTGGAGCGATCCGGCGGCCGCCGTGCTCGCGCAGGGCCGCACGTCGGCTGGGGTGACGATCGGCGCGGGCGCGTGGTTGGGCGCCGGCGCGAAGATCCTCGACGGCGTCAGCATCGGCGACCGCGCGATCGTCGGGGCCGGCGCGGTCGTCCGCGAGGCGGTGGCGGCCGGCGCGATCGCGGTTGGGGTGCCGGCGCGCGTGGTGGGACAGCGATGA
- a CDS encoding glycosyltransferase, whose translation MTGAADRRLNVLQVCDHLGWEGSRMHGVKRLFSWMIPRFDQTRYNVALVSLRTKDLSEETLESMGIDITYLHKSKFDPATLTALLKVIDRQQTDILHLHGYGATTFGRLAGWMRGIPTILHEHANLTGTPASPTWVTRVADRVLAPATDISIAVSKSTADFVVTERQMPADRVKVVYLGVPLEEFSRPRDADEIAAARRELGAAPDECVVGTVTRLHDSKGNVYLVDAARTVLAARPKTRFYLFGEGPLRPALEARAQALDLGDRFVFGGFTRDVARTVSAFDVEVFPSLWEGTPLTVFEALAMGKPIVATDADGLVDVLTHQKDALIVPKRNADALAAAIVSLIDEPELRADLSARARLTGQQYGIAAFVRKMERLYDLLHRVSRPTRRRGVLDADLSFLEESRLAEGSRA comes from the coding sequence ATGACTGGTGCGGCGGACCGCCGCCTGAACGTCCTGCAGGTCTGCGATCATCTCGGCTGGGAAGGTTCGCGGATGCACGGCGTCAAGCGGCTGTTCTCGTGGATGATCCCGCGCTTCGACCAGACCCGCTACAACGTCGCGCTCGTCAGCCTCCGCACGAAGGATCTCTCGGAAGAGACGCTCGAGTCGATGGGGATCGACATCACCTACCTGCACAAGTCGAAGTTCGATCCCGCCACGCTGACGGCGCTGCTCAAGGTCATCGATCGCCAGCAGACCGACATCCTGCACCTGCACGGCTACGGGGCGACCACTTTCGGGCGGCTGGCCGGGTGGATGCGCGGCATCCCGACGATCCTGCACGAGCACGCCAACCTGACTGGCACGCCGGCCAGTCCGACGTGGGTGACGAGGGTCGCCGATCGGGTGCTGGCGCCCGCCACCGACATCTCGATCGCCGTCTCGAAGAGCACGGCGGACTTCGTCGTCACCGAGCGGCAGATGCCGGCCGATCGCGTCAAGGTCGTGTACCTGGGCGTGCCCCTCGAGGAATTCAGCCGGCCGCGCGACGCCGACGAGATCGCCGCCGCCCGCCGCGAACTCGGCGCCGCACCCGATGAGTGCGTTGTCGGCACCGTGACCCGGCTGCACGACTCGAAAGGGAACGTCTACCTCGTCGACGCCGCGCGCACGGTGCTCGCCGCGCGCCCGAAGACGCGCTTCTACCTGTTCGGCGAAGGACCGCTCCGTCCGGCGCTCGAGGCGAGGGCGCAGGCGCTGGATCTCGGCGATCGGTTCGTGTTCGGCGGCTTCACCCGCGATGTCGCCCGGACTGTCTCGGCATTCGACGTCGAAGTGTTTCCGTCACTCTGGGAAGGCACGCCGCTCACCGTGTTCGAGGCGCTCGCGATGGGGAAGCCGATCGTCGCCACCGACGCCGACGGCCTCGTCGACGTGCTGACCCACCAGAAGGACGCCCTGATCGTTCCCAAGCGGAATGCCGACGCTCTCGCGGCGGCGATCGTGAGCCTGATCGACGAACCTGAGCTGCGCGCGGATTTGTCGGCGCGCGCCCGTCTCACCGGCCAGCAGTACGGCATCGCGGCATTCGTGCGCAAGATGGAACGGCTCTACGACCTGCTGCACCGGGTGTCGCGGCCGACGCGCCGGCGCGGCGTGCTGGACGCCGATCTGTCGTTTCTCGAAGAGTCGCGTCTGGCTGAAGGATCGCGCGCGTGA
- a CDS encoding glycosyltransferase family 4 protein, with amino-acid sequence MRIAVVTSSPPQTEGGHMVIARELTAALTRAGHDAALVVTPDYGFGRQARAYVDTWRTDLSHVEGRRVDQIVSLRYPSYAVRHPRHVCWLNHTMREYYDLWPRFSAQLSPRGRVKERARRTLIHAADRYLLQHHVTALFVQSRTIQDRLKIWPSLRSSVLYPPPPDRDYRTEGYNGDLLFVSRLTALKRADLVLRAVAHPASGGATLTIAGVGEERAALERLAAELGVAPRVRFAGRLTDEQMLEALARCRAVVFPPLQEDYGFVTVEAFASRKAVITCRDSGGPAELVADGVSGLVTEPEPAPLAAAMQRLADDAALAERMGNAAHDAAATLTWPETVRSLVLQ; translated from the coding sequence ATGCGGATCGCCGTGGTCACGTCGAGCCCGCCACAGACCGAAGGCGGTCACATGGTGATCGCCCGCGAATTGACCGCGGCGTTGACCCGGGCCGGGCACGACGCAGCGCTGGTCGTGACGCCCGACTACGGATTCGGCCGCCAGGCGCGCGCCTATGTCGACACCTGGCGCACCGATCTCTCCCACGTCGAGGGACGTCGCGTCGATCAGATCGTCAGTCTCCGCTATCCGAGCTACGCGGTGCGGCACCCGCGTCACGTCTGCTGGCTCAACCACACGATGCGCGAGTACTACGACCTGTGGCCGCGTTTCTCGGCGCAGCTCAGTCCCCGTGGGCGCGTCAAGGAACGCGCCCGCCGGACCCTGATTCACGCCGCCGACCGCTATCTGTTGCAGCATCACGTGACGGCGCTCTTCGTGCAGTCGCGCACCATTCAGGACCGTCTGAAGATCTGGCCGTCGCTACGATCGAGCGTGCTCTACCCGCCGCCGCCTGACCGCGACTACCGCACCGAAGGGTACAACGGTGATCTCCTCTTCGTCTCACGCCTGACGGCGCTCAAGCGCGCCGACCTGGTGCTTCGTGCCGTGGCACACCCGGCGTCGGGCGGCGCCACCCTCACGATCGCGGGCGTGGGCGAGGAGCGTGCCGCGCTGGAGCGCCTCGCCGCGGAGCTGGGGGTCGCCCCGCGCGTGCGATTCGCCGGCAGGCTGACCGACGAGCAGATGCTCGAGGCGCTGGCGCGCTGCCGCGCGGTCGTATTCCCGCCGCTCCAGGAAGACTACGGCTTCGTGACGGTCGAGGCGTTTGCCTCGCGCAAGGCGGTCATCACGTGCCGGGACTCAGGCGGCCCGGCCGAGCTCGTCGCGGACGGCGTCTCAGGTCTGGTGACCGAGCCGGAGCCGGCGCCGCTGGCCGCGGCAATGCAGCGTCTGGCCGACGATGCCGCCCTCGCCGAGCGGATGGGGAATGCGGCGCACGACGCGGCCGCCACCCTCACCTGGCCCGAAACCGTCCGATCGCTCGTCTTACAATAA
- the ttcA gene encoding tRNA 2-thiocytidine(32) synthetase TtcA, producing MSYSSELESRIARKVTKVIVEHRLIEDGDRVMVGLSGGKDSWALIQILEVLRKRAPITFSIVAVNIDSGYDGYEHHKLTDACAERGWELHVEHTSIGETIEEILDEGATPCSLCARLRRGALYRLADTVGATKIALGHHADDFIETLLLNVFFQGSIKAMPARLVSDNGRHVVIRPLAHVLESEARQYAKASNLPIIGCCCPACGDLSLQRQRMKSLVAQLELEHPDVKNSIMRALGNVHPRHLLVPEKKAATRLSTVQYLTEVR from the coding sequence ATGAGTTACTCGAGCGAACTCGAATCGCGGATCGCCAGGAAGGTCACCAAGGTAATCGTCGAGCACAGGCTGATCGAGGACGGCGATCGCGTGATGGTCGGGCTCTCCGGCGGCAAGGACAGCTGGGCGCTCATCCAGATCCTCGAGGTCCTCCGCAAGCGGGCGCCGATCACGTTCTCGATCGTCGCCGTCAACATCGACTCCGGCTACGACGGCTACGAGCACCACAAGCTGACCGACGCGTGCGCCGAACGAGGCTGGGAGCTTCACGTCGAGCACACCAGCATCGGCGAGACGATCGAGGAGATCCTCGACGAGGGGGCGACGCCGTGCTCGCTCTGCGCCCGGCTCCGCCGCGGCGCCCTCTATCGCCTGGCCGACACCGTCGGCGCGACGAAGATTGCGCTCGGCCACCACGCCGACGACTTCATCGAGACGCTGCTGCTGAACGTCTTCTTCCAGGGATCGATCAAGGCCATGCCCGCGCGGCTCGTCTCGGACAACGGCAGGCATGTCGTCATCCGGCCGCTCGCCCACGTCCTCGAGTCGGAGGCGCGCCAGTATGCCAAGGCCTCGAATCTGCCGATCATCGGCTGCTGCTGTCCCGCCTGCGGCGACCTCAGTCTGCAGCGGCAGCGCATGAAAAGCCTGGTCGCACAGCTCGAACTCGAACACCCCGACGTGAAGAACTCGATCATGCGGGCGCTCGGTAACGTCCATCCGCGCCACCTCCTGGTGCCGGAGAAGAAGGCGGCCACCCGGCTGTCAACCGTCCAGTACCTCACGGAGGTCAGATGA
- a CDS encoding Ig-like domain-containing protein has product MRTIPRRVWILVLLLTCMAASGCPSGCDELTKLLNPTGTSVESVTISPVAAQLTVGQTQQFTGTVLPTGVSDRSVTWSVAPTGLATIDTNGILTAQAPGAVIVTAVSVATPVHTAQAAVTIAGSTLTPGK; this is encoded by the coding sequence ATGCGCACGATTCCACGCCGCGTCTGGATTCTGGTCCTTCTTCTCACCTGCATGGCGGCCTCCGGCTGCCCGAGCGGTTGCGACGAGCTGACCAAGCTTCTGAACCCGACGGGCACATCCGTGGAGTCGGTGACGATCTCGCCAGTCGCGGCGCAGTTGACGGTGGGGCAGACGCAGCAGTTCACCGGGACGGTGCTGCCGACGGGAGTTTCGGACCGGTCCGTGACGTGGTCGGTGGCGCCCACGGGCCTGGCGACGATCGACACCAATGGCATCCTGACGGCGCAGGCGCCGGGCGCGGTCATCGTGACGGCGGTCAGCGTCGCGACTCCCGTCCACACGGCGCAGGCCGCCGTGACCATCGCCGGGTCGACCTTGACGCCGGGGAAGTAG
- a CDS encoding formylglycine-generating enzyme family protein: MTTAVALSPPPAGVSEIGFRDTVPNTAVPPAAAPHGMVWIPGGEFSMGAVDPPQMDDVGMQASRDARPIHRAHVDGFFMDTTDVTNAQFASFVKATGYVTVAERKPRPDDFPGAPPENLVAGSVVFSPPDHPVPLDNHLQWWSYVAGANWRHPLGPSSDLTGKDDYPVVHVAYEDAEAYAKWAGKRLPTEAEWEFAARGGLSGKPFVWGDDFRPAGKWMANTHQGHFPDHDTGEDGRAGLMPVAQFAPNGYGLYDMAGNAWQWTSDWYRDDAYAQLVAAGGVARNPRGPSSSFDPSEPGHQKKVQRGGSFLCTDQYCSRYMVGTRGKGDVDTGTNHLGFRCVKSS, from the coding sequence ATGACCACTGCGGTTGCGCTTTCGCCGCCGCCGGCCGGCGTTTCTGAAATCGGCTTTCGCGACACGGTGCCGAACACCGCTGTCCCGCCCGCTGCGGCGCCACACGGGATGGTCTGGATTCCGGGTGGCGAGTTCTCGATGGGCGCCGTCGACCCGCCGCAGATGGACGACGTCGGCATGCAGGCCTCGCGCGATGCCCGGCCGATCCACCGCGCGCATGTCGACGGTTTCTTCATGGACACAACGGACGTGACCAACGCGCAGTTCGCGTCATTCGTGAAGGCGACCGGCTACGTCACCGTCGCGGAGCGCAAGCCGCGCCCCGACGACTTTCCCGGCGCGCCTCCCGAGAATCTCGTCGCCGGCTCGGTGGTCTTCTCGCCGCCGGATCATCCGGTGCCGCTCGACAACCATTTGCAGTGGTGGAGCTACGTCGCGGGCGCGAACTGGCGCCATCCGCTCGGACCATCGAGCGACCTCACTGGCAAGGACGACTATCCCGTCGTTCACGTCGCCTACGAAGACGCTGAGGCATATGCGAAGTGGGCGGGCAAGCGTCTGCCGACGGAAGCGGAATGGGAATTCGCCGCGCGTGGCGGCCTCAGTGGCAAGCCGTTTGTGTGGGGCGACGACTTCCGCCCCGCCGGCAAGTGGATGGCGAACACGCATCAGGGGCATTTTCCCGATCACGACACCGGCGAAGACGGCCGCGCCGGCCTGATGCCAGTCGCGCAGTTCGCGCCCAACGGCTATGGCTTGTACGACATGGCCGGCAATGCCTGGCAGTGGACGAGCGACTGGTATCGCGACGACGCCTACGCCCAGCTGGTCGCCGCCGGCGGCGTCGCGCGCAATCCGCGCGGTCCCTCGTCGTCGTTCGATCCGTCGGAGCCGGGACACCAGAAGAAGGTGCAGCGCGGCGGATCGTTTCTCTGCACCGATCAGTACTGCTCGCGCTACATGGTGGGGACGCGCGGCAAAGGGGACGTCGACACGGGCACGAACCACCTGGGCTTCCGTTGCGTCAAGAGTTCATAG
- a CDS encoding transporter, translating to MRNLLIALVLASTVANPGVARAQDMEPRAYSASPVGVNFLVVSYSRSTGSVVFDPSLPITDAQATVEATAAGLGHTFNLFGKLGLLSVAVPYVLGDVTGNVGEDRREVTRSGLADSRVRLSMNFRGNDAMSPREFAAAPRRVVLGASLTTTVPASQYSSTKLINLGTNRWSLKPEFGVSVPRGHWDLDAYVGGWLYFDNPDSYPGGVARSQDPILTLQGHASYTIRRGFWIAGDGTWYRGGSAQTTGGTPSAPLNNARVGATMSLPVKTRYTLKVAYTSGIVERTGTNFRTVSVAWQTVWLSPRWSGR from the coding sequence ATGCGGAACCTGCTGATCGCCCTTGTACTCGCAAGCACCGTAGCCAACCCTGGCGTGGCGCGTGCGCAGGACATGGAACCGCGCGCCTACTCGGCATCTCCCGTCGGCGTGAACTTCCTCGTCGTCAGCTACAGCCGATCCACCGGCAGCGTCGTCTTCGATCCGTCGCTGCCGATCACCGACGCCCAGGCCACCGTCGAAGCGACCGCCGCCGGTCTCGGCCACACCTTCAATCTGTTTGGCAAGCTGGGACTCCTCAGCGTGGCAGTGCCGTATGTGCTCGGCGACGTGACGGGAAACGTCGGGGAGGATCGCCGGGAAGTGACACGTTCTGGCCTCGCCGACTCGCGCGTCAGGCTGTCGATGAATTTCCGCGGCAATGATGCGATGTCGCCGCGCGAGTTCGCCGCGGCGCCGCGGCGTGTCGTCCTTGGCGCGAGCCTGACGACAACCGTGCCGGCGAGTCAGTACAGCAGCACGAAGCTCATCAACCTCGGCACCAATCGCTGGAGTCTGAAGCCGGAGTTCGGCGTCTCGGTGCCGCGCGGCCACTGGGATCTCGACGCCTACGTCGGCGGGTGGCTCTACTTCGACAACCCGGACTCGTATCCCGGCGGCGTCGCGCGATCGCAGGATCCGATTCTCACCCTTCAGGGACACGCCAGTTACACCATCCGGCGCGGGTTCTGGATCGCTGGCGACGGGACCTGGTATCGCGGCGGCAGCGCGCAGACGACCGGCGGCACGCCGTCGGCGCCGCTGAACAACGCGCGCGTCGGCGCGACGATGTCACTGCCGGTGAAGACGCGCTACACGCTGAAGGTCGCGTACACGTCCGGGATCGTCGAACGCACCGGTACGAATTTCCGCACCGTCTCGGTCGCGTGGCAGACAGTGTGGCTCAGCCCGCGCTGGTCCGGCCGCTGA
- a CDS encoding FAD-dependent oxidoreductase codes for MERRDFHALANAQYDILVVGGGIHGLATALAAARRGVSVALIDKADFAASTSFNHQRTAHGGLRSLQTGRLRHAREAILERRALAGMAPRLLRPLPFLVGTYRSLVRSRLALHAAFRIDAWLGRDRNVGVEPELHLPPARLVSRAATLKLFPGIRQEGLTGGANWYDYQMVLANRLSLAFAEGAAAHGARLVNYAAAIAAVKDHGKVAGMRVRDALSGEELEVRAKLTINAAGAHAGEIMRLFGVARELPLLKAMNLVTSKPASDMALAARGPSGAMLTLTPWHGRAMVGTFQSARVQQPSDLAVGPEEIDAMVAAANAAFPALRLTRDEVTLVHRGIVPAQQRRDGSAALLASPQIIDHDAEGSGGALTVVGVKYTTARATGAKAADAAIRRLGQPSLRPAREPIAVLPGAGIADHEALVIETARAAGLELSPAIVSHLTSVYGDRSAPIVRLMAERTDWRMPLVPGRPSVGAEVVHAIRHEMAITLADIVIRRMELGAMHHPGPELAAAAARIAADELAWPADRRAREIASIDAFYRGAGSPPSTAPPRPL; via the coding sequence GTGGAGCGCCGAGACTTTCACGCCCTCGCCAACGCTCAGTACGACATCCTCGTGGTCGGCGGCGGCATCCACGGCCTCGCGACGGCGCTCGCGGCGGCGCGGCGGGGCGTCTCGGTCGCGCTGATCGACAAGGCGGACTTCGCCGCCTCGACCTCGTTCAACCATCAGCGGACCGCGCACGGCGGACTGCGGTCGCTGCAGACCGGACGGCTGCGGCACGCGCGCGAAGCGATCCTGGAACGGCGGGCGCTCGCCGGCATGGCGCCGCGCCTGCTGCGCCCGCTCCCCTTTCTCGTCGGTACCTATCGCTCGCTGGTCAGGAGTCGACTGGCGCTGCACGCCGCGTTCCGGATCGACGCCTGGCTCGGACGCGACCGCAACGTCGGCGTCGAACCGGAGCTGCACCTGCCGCCCGCCAGACTCGTCTCGCGCGCCGCGACCCTGAAGCTCTTCCCCGGCATCCGGCAGGAGGGTCTCACCGGCGGCGCCAACTGGTACGACTATCAGATGGTGCTCGCCAACCGTCTCAGCCTCGCGTTTGCCGAGGGCGCGGCCGCGCACGGCGCGCGGCTGGTCAACTACGCCGCGGCCATCGCCGCAGTCAAGGACCATGGCAAGGTCGCCGGCATGCGGGTGCGCGACGCGCTGAGCGGCGAGGAGCTCGAGGTGCGTGCCAAGCTGACGATCAATGCCGCCGGTGCCCACGCCGGCGAGATCATGCGGCTGTTCGGCGTCGCCCGAGAGCTGCCGCTCCTCAAGGCCATGAACCTGGTGACGTCGAAGCCCGCGAGCGACATGGCGCTGGCGGCTCGCGGACCGTCGGGCGCGATGCTGACCCTGACGCCGTGGCACGGCCGCGCGATGGTCGGCACTTTTCAGTCGGCGCGCGTCCAGCAGCCGTCCGACCTCGCTGTGGGGCCGGAGGAAATCGATGCCATGGTGGCGGCGGCGAACGCGGCATTCCCCGCGTTGCGCCTGACCCGCGACGAAGTGACGCTCGTCCACCGCGGCATCGTGCCGGCGCAGCAGCGGCGGGACGGCTCGGCCGCGCTGCTCGCGTCGCCGCAGATCATCGATCACGACGCGGAGGGTTCCGGCGGAGCGCTGACGGTTGTCGGGGTCAAGTACACGACCGCGCGCGCGACCGGCGCGAAGGCCGCCGACGCGGCAATCCGGCGCCTGGGCCAGCCGTCGCTCCGACCCGCGCGCGAGCCGATCGCCGTGCTGCCAGGGGCAGGCATCGCCGACCACGAGGCCTTGGTGATCGAGACCGCCCGCGCCGCCGGCCTCGAGCTGTCGCCGGCGATCGTCAGCCACCTCACCAGCGTCTACGGCGACCGCTCGGCGCCGATCGTACGGCTGATGGCCGAGCGGACCGACTGGCGCATGCCGCTCGTGCCCGGCCGGCCGTCGGTCGGCGCGGAAGTCGTCCATGCGATCCGCCACGAGATGGCGATCACGCTCGCCGACATCGTGATCCGGCGGATGGAGCTCGGCGCGATGCACCATCCAGGCCCTGAACTCGCCGCCGCGGCCGCGCGCATCGCCGCCGACGAACTGGCGTGGCCGGCGGATCGCCGGGCTCGTGAGATTGCCTCGATCGACGCGTTCTACCGCGGCGCAGGCTCTCCCCCGTCCACCGCGCCACCTCGGCCGCTCTGA
- a CDS encoding class I SAM-dependent methyltransferase — protein MATITQVRDYWNAHIHDLDVSAHQPGTREFFQDLDQYHFEKLHHLPRLIDFDAYRGKRVLDVGCGAGTDLARFVKGGALGAGVDVSSSAIALARQNFAQQGLEADLREADGERLPFEDDTFDLVFAHGVVQYTADDTALVEECRRVLRPGGTAIFQVYNRISWLNALSKVMKVPLEHEDAPVLERYSAKEFRALLGGFRDVRLVAERFPVKSRLHGGWKGLAFNTCFVGTFNALPRAWVRRFGWHLLAFCTKERRG, from the coding sequence ATGGCCACGATCACACAGGTCCGGGACTACTGGAACGCCCACATCCACGATCTCGACGTCAGTGCTCACCAGCCGGGCACCCGCGAGTTCTTTCAGGATCTGGATCAGTATCACTTCGAGAAGCTGCATCACCTGCCGAGGCTGATCGACTTCGACGCCTATCGCGGCAAGCGGGTGCTCGACGTCGGCTGTGGCGCCGGCACCGATCTGGCGCGATTCGTCAAAGGGGGCGCGCTCGGCGCCGGCGTCGATGTCTCGTCGTCAGCCATCGCGCTCGCCAGGCAGAACTTCGCGCAGCAGGGGCTGGAGGCAGACCTGCGGGAAGCCGACGGCGAACGGCTGCCCTTCGAGGACGACACCTTTGACCTGGTATTCGCGCACGGCGTCGTCCAGTACACCGCCGACGACACGGCGCTGGTCGAGGAATGCCGCCGCGTGCTGCGGCCTGGCGGAACTGCGATCTTCCAGGTCTACAACCGCATCTCGTGGCTCAACGCGCTGTCGAAGGTGATGAAGGTGCCGCTCGAACACGAGGACGCGCCAGTGCTCGAGCGCTACAGCGCGAAGGAATTCCGGGCGCTCCTCGGCGGATTCCGCGACGTGCGCCTGGTGGCGGAGCGGTTTCCGGTGAAATCGCGCCTGCACGGCGGCTGGAAGGGGTTGGCCTTCAACACCTGCTTCGTCGGCACTTTCAACGCTCTGCCGCGCGCGTGGGTGCGCCGCTTCGGCTGGCACCTGCTGGCGTTCTGCACCAAAGAGCGCCGGGGATAG
- the dapF gene encoding diaminopimelate epimerase — translation MRLVKGHAYGNDFLLAAADQIPAGADRASLARALCDRHRGCGADGLIVFTTSGRMDLLNADGSYSEVSGNGLRCLAAWLARENGLPAGGRIDIETDAGVKALELLAVEGPRYLFRAAMGPPEDLQRRTIDVGGTPVDAITLRVGNPQCVVLGAVTHERLHTIAAQLAVHPIFPHGSNVELAEVEAPDQVRMLIWERGVGPTQASGTGACASAVAAMAYGGASRDLRVTSPGGTQRVEWTEAGLYLTGWAELVFEARRLTSD, via the coding sequence GTGAGGCTGGTCAAGGGACACGCCTACGGCAACGACTTCCTGCTGGCGGCCGCCGATCAGATTCCAGCCGGTGCGGATCGCGCATCGCTGGCGCGCGCATTGTGCGATCGCCATCGCGGCTGCGGCGCCGACGGGCTCATCGTCTTCACGACGTCCGGCCGTATGGATCTGCTCAACGCGGATGGCAGCTATTCCGAGGTGTCGGGCAATGGTCTCCGCTGCCTGGCGGCGTGGCTGGCGCGTGAGAACGGACTCCCGGCAGGAGGTCGGATCGACATCGAGACCGACGCCGGCGTCAAGGCGCTGGAGCTGCTCGCCGTCGAGGGACCGCGCTATCTGTTTCGTGCTGCGATGGGGCCGCCCGAGGATCTCCAGCGGCGGACGATCGATGTCGGCGGTACGCCGGTTGACGCGATCACGCTGCGAGTCGGTAATCCGCAGTGCGTCGTCCTCGGCGCGGTGACGCACGAGCGCCTGCACACGATCGCGGCGCAGCTCGCCGTCCATCCGATCTTCCCGCACGGCAGCAACGTGGAACTCGCCGAGGTCGAGGCGCCCGACCAGGTTCGCATGCTGATCTGGGAGCGTGGCGTCGGACCGACCCAGGCGTCGGGTACCGGCGCCTGTGCGTCGGCGGTGGCGGCCATGGCGTACGGCGGCGCCTCGCGCGATCTGCGGGTGACGTCGCCGGGCGGGACGCAGCGCGTGGAATGGACGGAGGCCGGTCTCTATCTGACCGGATGGGCCGAGCTGGTATTCGAAGCGCGGCGGTTGACGTCGGACTGA
- the radC gene encoding DNA repair protein RadC codes for MKTVATHDRPREKLARAGSAALGDNELLAIVLGHGVPNAGALELANAVLHAVGGLHALARCSSDELRRVPGIGVARAAQLIAAVEAGRRTLLRGRRERLLIASATDAARVLVPQFGVKPVEHFGVLLLDTRHQMLRTTLVSVGTLDASIVHPREVFREAAVAGAAAIILFHNHPSGDPRPSSDDVALTLRLMKAGEIMGIAVIDHLILVDRGFRSLRESRDILPPEGTARQV; via the coding sequence ATGAAGACGGTTGCGACTCACGACCGGCCGCGCGAGAAGCTCGCGCGCGCCGGGTCGGCGGCTCTTGGCGACAACGAGCTGCTCGCGATCGTGCTCGGGCACGGCGTGCCGAACGCGGGCGCGCTCGAGCTGGCCAACGCGGTGCTGCACGCGGTCGGCGGCCTGCACGCGCTGGCGCGCTGCTCGTCGGACGAGTTGCGGCGCGTGCCGGGCATCGGGGTGGCGCGCGCCGCGCAGTTGATCGCGGCCGTCGAGGCGGGCCGGCGCACGCTGCTGCGGGGCCGTCGCGAGCGTCTGCTGATCGCCTCCGCGACCGACGCGGCGCGGGTGCTGGTGCCGCAGTTCGGGGTGAAGCCGGTCGAGCACTTCGGCGTGCTGCTGCTCGACACGCGCCACCAGATGCTGCGCACCACGCTCGTATCTGTCGGTACGCTCGACGCCAGCATCGTTCACCCGCGCGAGGTGTTCCGCGAGGCAGCGGTCGCCGGCGCGGCGGCGATCATCCTCTTCCACAACCACCCCTCGGGCGATCCACGTCCGAGCAGCGACGACGTGGCGCTGACACTACGGTTGATGAAGGCCGGCGAGATCATGGGGATTGCGGTGATCGACCATCTCATCCTGGTCGACCGCGGGTTCCGCAGCCTGCGTGAATCGCGCGACATTCTGCCGCCCGAAGGCACCGCGCGCCAGGTGTGA